A single region of the Parasphingorhabdus litoris DSM 22379 genome encodes:
- a CDS encoding spinster family MFS transporter, with product MVQQSAAVPGSKPGNMYRYYILFVMMLTYMFNITDRMVMSILIEDIKADFVLTDTQIGLLAGTAFTLFYVLLGIPAGRLADRTNRKKMISIAVSLWSLMTALCGVATGFWTLFLARLGVGVGEAGGNPPAISILTNYFQSHELSRAMGIFSIGAVLGPVVGFVAGGLLAETYGWRWTFIILGLPGILLGLLIYLTVREPDRSQFAAGDKEKAETQEPFATTMASLWKNRVFTRVALANALAVTASYAFAIWLAPILIRNFEIPVSQVGIYLGLAWIIGGVPSMILGGYLTDWLATRNPKWRAWYCAIVVLLALPLLCLCLLTDNLVLALVLYALGYGVHTSTQGPAIAMMQASVSPTERGTASSIASLSATFLGYFIGPAVAGAMSDRLAPDYGTLSLNYAVIGITILSLTLAILAYLYAARAVPDTPPKAA from the coding sequence ATGGTTCAGCAATCTGCCGCGGTGCCCGGAAGCAAGCCCGGTAACATGTACCGCTATTATATCCTGTTTGTGATGATGCTGACCTACATGTTCAACATCACGGATCGCATGGTCATGTCGATCCTGATCGAGGACATAAAGGCGGACTTTGTTCTGACCGACACGCAAATTGGCCTGTTGGCTGGCACGGCCTTCACTCTTTTCTATGTGCTTCTCGGGATACCGGCAGGACGGTTGGCTGATCGCACCAATCGCAAGAAAATGATCTCTATTGCAGTGAGTCTCTGGAGTCTGATGACCGCATTATGCGGCGTAGCAACAGGTTTCTGGACACTGTTTCTGGCGCGTCTAGGTGTCGGTGTGGGGGAGGCAGGCGGCAATCCCCCGGCCATTTCAATCCTCACCAACTATTTCCAATCCCATGAGCTTTCCAGGGCAATGGGAATATTTTCCATCGGTGCGGTGTTGGGGCCCGTGGTGGGTTTTGTCGCGGGCGGGTTGCTAGCGGAAACCTATGGCTGGCGCTGGACATTCATCATATTGGGACTGCCAGGCATTTTGCTCGGCCTGCTCATTTACCTCACCGTGCGCGAACCCGATCGCAGCCAATTTGCCGCCGGGGACAAGGAAAAGGCGGAGACGCAAGAACCCTTTGCAACAACCATGGCCTCGTTGTGGAAAAACCGTGTTTTCACGCGCGTGGCACTGGCCAACGCATTGGCGGTCACGGCCTCTTATGCCTTTGCGATCTGGCTTGCGCCGATCCTGATCCGCAATTTTGAGATTCCGGTTTCACAGGTTGGCATATATCTGGGGCTTGCCTGGATCATTGGCGGTGTGCCCAGCATGATTTTGGGAGGCTATCTGACCGACTGGCTCGCCACGAGAAACCCGAAATGGCGGGCCTGGTATTGTGCCATTGTGGTGCTTCTTGCCTTGCCCCTTTTGTGTCTGTGCCTGCTGACGGACAATCTCGTACTGGCCTTGGTGCTCTATGCGCTGGGCTATGGTGTGCACACATCTACCCAGGGTCCTGCCATCGCCATGATGCAGGCATCCGTTTCACCAACCGAACGCGGTACCGCCTCCTCCATAGCCAGCTTGTCAGCAACTTTTCTGGGCTATTTTATCGGGCCAGCTGTGGCCGGAGCGATGAGTGATCGGTTGGCGCCGGATTATGGCACGCTGTCGCTCAATTACGCGGTCATCGGCATTACGATATTAAGCCTCACCCTGGCGATACTGGCTTATCTCTATGCCGCCAGAGCGGTGCCCGACACGCCACCCAAAGCAGCCTGA
- a CDS encoding SDR family NAD(P)-dependent oxidoreductase — MIDASLNYEGKIVSVIGGSSGIGNATAQAFRRCGATVHVTGTRAGPDDYSKNEGSDLEGLHYAQVNAADDAAIAAYRQTFDRLDVLICSQGMVLYKRQEFEPENFAKVIQVNLNSLMTFAGQFHDLLKEASGSLIIISSTAAFHATVGNPAYNASKTGAMGLTRTLGKAWAPDGIRVNGIAPGLIATKMTAVTTENPKRRDATIRNIPVGRIGDPEDMAGLSLFLASPLASYVVGQTLIADGGLLL; from the coding sequence ATGATCGACGCATCTTTGAATTATGAAGGCAAAATAGTGTCCGTCATTGGCGGTTCCAGCGGCATTGGTAATGCCACGGCACAGGCCTTTCGCAGATGCGGCGCAACCGTCCACGTCACGGGCACACGCGCAGGACCGGATGATTATTCCAAGAATGAAGGCTCTGATCTGGAAGGCCTTCACTATGCGCAGGTCAATGCTGCCGATGACGCAGCTATTGCCGCCTATCGCCAGACGTTTGATCGTCTCGATGTGCTGATCTGTTCGCAGGGTATGGTGCTTTACAAGCGGCAGGAATTTGAACCGGAAAATTTTGCCAAGGTGATCCAGGTCAATCTCAACAGCCTGATGACCTTTGCCGGCCAGTTTCATGATCTGCTCAAAGAAGCCAGCGGCTCGCTGATCATTATCAGCTCGACCGCTGCCTTTCACGCAACCGTTGGTAACCCGGCCTATAATGCGTCGAAAACCGGGGCCATGGGATTGACCCGAACGCTAGGCAAAGCATGGGCCCCGGATGGCATCCGCGTGAACGGCATTGCACCGGGCCTTATCGCCACCAAGATGACGGCGGTGACAACGGAAAATCCGAAACGGCGCGATGCGACCATCCGCAATATTCCGGTTGGCCGTATTGGCGATCCCGAAGATATGGCAGGGCTATCACTGTTTCTGGCATCACCGCTGGCCAGCTATGTTGTGGGGCAGACGCTGATCGCAGACGGCGGATTGTTGTTATAA
- a CDS encoding SDR family NAD(P)-dependent oxidoreductase, which produces MDIPFSLAGRTALIAGASSGLGAHFAELFGAAGANVVLGARRTDRTAEVAEKIVVAGGNALAVPLDVTDEASVVAAYDAAEAEFGVVDTIIANAGVSAAGRSTDVSLDRLQVLVGTNFTGVYLVAREGAKRLIANDSRTKENGRITIIGSITSRLTGEGDSAYAASKAGVTHLGRNLAREWVRQGVNVNTIHPGYIATEIQGDWYQTEGGQKQIAGFHRRRLQDMASLDAMMLYFSSDASQSVTGSDMVVDDGQSL; this is translated from the coding sequence ATGGACATTCCCTTCTCACTAGCGGGCCGGACCGCGCTGATCGCCGGAGCATCTTCGGGGCTGGGTGCCCATTTTGCGGAACTGTTCGGCGCGGCCGGGGCCAATGTCGTGCTGGGTGCGCGGCGTACAGATCGCACGGCAGAAGTAGCGGAAAAAATAGTCGTGGCAGGCGGCAATGCGCTGGCTGTACCGCTGGATGTCACCGATGAAGCATCGGTTGTCGCGGCCTATGATGCCGCCGAAGCAGAATTTGGGGTTGTCGACACGATTATCGCCAATGCCGGTGTTAGTGCCGCAGGGCGGTCGACCGATGTGTCTTTGGACCGTTTGCAGGTTCTTGTCGGCACGAATTTTACTGGTGTCTATCTGGTTGCCCGGGAAGGGGCTAAACGGCTCATTGCCAATGACAGCCGGACCAAGGAAAATGGCCGGATCACGATCATCGGGTCGATCACATCACGGCTGACAGGAGAGGGCGATAGCGCCTATGCCGCGAGCAAGGCGGGTGTGACCCATCTGGGCCGGAATCTTGCGCGTGAATGGGTGCGGCAAGGCGTGAATGTGAACACCATCCATCCCGGCTATATCGCGACGGAGATTCAGGGTGATTGGTATCAGACCGAAGGCGGTCAGAAACAAATCGCGGGTTTCCATCGGCGGCGTCTGCAGGACATGGCGTCGCTTGATGCGATGATGCTCTATTTCTCATCCGATGCCTCACAGTCTGTGACCGGTTCGGACATGGTTGTGGATGACGGCCAATCTCTTTGA
- a CDS encoding XdhC family protein: protein MNNIFPIFQFLKDKTEAGLDCALVTLTAVTGASTRNPGAHMAVATDGSAAGSFSGGCIETAVIAEAVDCISEGAPRKVRFGAGSPYLDIRLPCGGGIDLLFTPLPDARVAAELYDAVMERQPFTISMDRETGALSCTPAEQDQAVISAGSWVHVNHVPPAKIVILGHGAVVENLANLTASYGLDCEILTPDADIVARVTGQGGTASLLKTPAATDLYQADPWTACIFYFHDHDWEAELMKQALASPAFYIGAMGSFKTHDMRKALLNAIGVSDEDIKRMKAPIGIIPSTRDPATLALSTLTEIIETYHSRFSRTHGTIAL, encoded by the coding sequence TTGAACAATATATTTCCGATATTCCAGTTTCTGAAAGACAAGACCGAGGCCGGTCTGGACTGTGCTCTCGTGACATTGACGGCGGTCACTGGCGCCTCCACCCGCAATCCCGGGGCGCATATGGCGGTCGCTACGGATGGCAGCGCAGCAGGTTCCTTTTCCGGTGGTTGCATTGAAACTGCGGTCATCGCGGAGGCGGTGGATTGCATCAGCGAAGGTGCCCCGCGCAAAGTCCGCTTTGGCGCCGGATCGCCCTATCTCGACATTCGCCTTCCCTGCGGTGGCGGCATTGATTTGCTATTTACGCCTTTGCCCGATGCGCGCGTTGCAGCAGAACTATATGATGCAGTCATGGAAAGACAGCCCTTCACGATCAGCATGGATCGCGAGACGGGCGCGCTAAGCTGTACGCCAGCCGAACAGGATCAAGCTGTTATCAGCGCAGGATCATGGGTTCATGTCAATCATGTCCCTCCTGCGAAAATCGTGATCCTTGGCCATGGCGCAGTGGTGGAGAATCTCGCCAATCTCACGGCATCCTATGGCCTCGACTGCGAAATATTGACTCCTGATGCCGACATCGTGGCGCGTGTCACCGGACAAGGCGGAACCGCTAGCCTGCTCAAGACACCGGCGGCGACCGATCTCTATCAGGCTGATCCATGGACCGCCTGCATCTTCTATTTCCACGATCATGATTGGGAAGCCGAGCTGATGAAACAGGCGCTGGCATCCCCGGCCTTTTACATCGGCGCCATGGGCAGTTTCAAAACCCACGACATGCGCAAGGCTTTGCTCAACGCCATTGGCGTCAGCGACGAAGACATCAAACGCATGAAAGCACCAATAGGCATCATCCCATCCACGCGCGATCCGGCGACACTCGCGCTATCCACACTGACAGAAATTATCGAAACCTATCACAGCCGGTTCAGCCGCACCCATGGTACTATCGCACTATAG
- a CDS encoding SDR family NAD(P)-dependent oxidoreductase → MSILDNFKLEGDVAVVTGAGKGIGRAIALGLAEAGADVALAARTAGDLEAVAEEIRALGRRAITVATDVTDMAALEHLAERTVAELGKLSIWVSNAGGLPDGTPRYLTKTPEANWDAQIDLNLKSVWMGAVVAAKHMKDDGGVIINTSSRTSFGGQIKNGPYGASKAAVNSLTSTLSLELAPKIRVNAVAPGPIPTENFDESMGIKSEDDREKLLKHIGIPLQRYGTEEDIAAAVIYMASPAASWVTGQCLFVTGGR, encoded by the coding sequence ATGAGCATTTTGGACAATTTCAAACTGGAAGGCGACGTCGCGGTCGTCACTGGCGCGGGCAAAGGTATTGGGCGCGCGATCGCCTTGGGTCTGGCAGAAGCCGGTGCAGACGTGGCGCTCGCCGCCCGCACTGCCGGCGATCTTGAAGCCGTCGCAGAAGAAATCCGCGCACTCGGCCGCCGCGCAATTACGGTCGCCACTGATGTCACCGATATGGCGGCGCTCGAACATCTGGCAGAACGCACGGTTGCAGAACTCGGCAAGCTCAGCATCTGGGTCAGCAATGCTGGCGGATTGCCCGATGGCACGCCGCGCTATCTGACCAAAACGCCGGAAGCCAATTGGGACGCGCAAATTGATCTCAATCTCAAAAGCGTCTGGATGGGCGCTGTCGTTGCCGCGAAACATATGAAGGATGATGGCGGCGTGATTATCAACACCTCATCCCGCACCTCCTTTGGCGGGCAGATTAAAAACGGCCCCTATGGCGCATCCAAAGCGGCCGTGAATAGCCTGACCAGTACTTTGTCGCTTGAACTCGCGCCGAAAATCCGCGTCAATGCGGTGGCGCCTGGCCCGATCCCGACCGAGAATTTTGATGAATCCATGGGGATAAAGTCCGAGGATGACCGCGAGAAACTGCTCAAGCATATCGGCATCCCTCTGCAACGCTATGGCACGGAGGAAGATATTGCCGCAGCCGTAATCTATATGGCCTCTCCGGCTGCCAGCTGGGTGACCGGCCAGTGCCTGTTCGTCACCGGCGGGCGCTAA